Proteins from a genomic interval of Dermacentor variabilis isolate Ectoservices chromosome 8, ASM5094787v1, whole genome shotgun sequence:
- the LOC142590161 gene encoding ubiquitin-conjugating enzyme E2 S — MSSSSNVENLPPQVLRQVSRELCELVRQPPEGIRVFVNEEDVTDIEATIEGPQGTPYAGGVFKLRLVLPKDFPASPPRGFFTTRIFHPNVAVPSGEICVNTLKKDWKPDLGLQQILLTIKCLLIAPNPESALNEEAGRMLLERYDDYCRRAKMMTEIHARPAKHKGNSPQSKAVKMAKEKRRTLKRL; from the exons ATGTCCAGC AGCTCCAACGTTGAAAACCTGCCACCGCAAGTGTTGCGGCAGGTGTCTCGGGAACTCTGCGAGCTGGTTCGTCAACCGCCAGAGGGCATCCGTGTCTTTGTCAACGAGGAGGACGTCACGGACATCGAGGCCACCATCGAGGGTCCCCAAGGCACGCCGTATGCGGGAGGCGTCTTCAAGCTGCGTCTG GTGCTGCCCAAGGACTTTCCGGCGTCTCCTCCCCGGGGCTTCTTCACCACTCGCATCTTTCACCCCAACGTGGCTGTTCCATCGGGCGAGATCTGTGTCAACACGCTCAAGAAGGACTGGAAGCCCGACCTGGGTCTGCAGCAGATCCTGCTCACCATCAAGTGCCTGCTCATTGCACCCAACCCCGAGTCTGCACTCAACGAGGAGGCTGGACGCATGCTGCTGGAGAG GTACGACGACTACTGCAGGAGGGCAAAGATGATGACGGAGATCCACGCGCGGCCCGCCAAGCACAAGGGCAACTCGCCACAGAGCAAAGCCGTCAAGATGGCCAAGGAGAAGCGGCGCACGCTCAAGCGGTTATGA